Below is a genomic region from Pleuronectes platessa chromosome 2, fPlePla1.1, whole genome shotgun sequence.
TTTGGGTAGGCTATAGAGGTATTATACTATATATTCACAACCTAGATAATGAACTGAAAAAGGTTCCTCTCTGCAGGTTTAAATATCATTTGTCTAATATGTACATAGTTATGGAAACACGCCCCTTCATCTTGTTTCCAtactttatgctaagctaggccaCCTGGCTGTTGGCTTCAGCATCTTAACAGAATCGTGACTTGCCACCAGAAAGAACATTCCCCAAAATGTTTGACTATCCTTTAAAACCATTTCTGTATTTCTCTCCCTTTCCTCGACAAATATTCATACATTCAAATTTCAAACTTGGCCGGTGTGTTGTTAAGGAGTCAAGGGATCCCAATGTTGACTGAGTTACCAGTTATTGTTCTCATCgtacttgtttttttctttttaatttataatctCACAGGACAAGTCCTCAAGGCGTGGGACATCAGTGTGCTGTCCATGCAGGAAGGAGAGGTGTGCACGTTACTGTGTAAACCAGAATACGCGTATGGATCTTCAGGAAGTCCCAACAAAATCCCTCGCAACTCCCTCATAGTGTTCGAGGTAGGTGTGGCATGGCAGCTGGCCTTTTGTGCCACAGATTTAGGGCTGTGTGCCAGAcagagttttgtgtttgtctcaacAGTTGGTTTGGAGTTCGATTCCGTTTTTTTCTCAGTCCTCTTGGTGAACGATCTGCTTCTGCTCCACAAGTTAAACCCCTTGTAAACTCTTTGTCATAACAATGTACTATTATTTATTGTATCAACAGCTTATATTAGCAGGTGTTCAGTGTTGAGTGTGATCATTCATCATGTATTGAATGTTGGGTAACAATAACTACTCTTATTTAGCATTTTTAAGCAGTATATGTTTGTTCTGAGAAACACGCATTCTAATATAGTCTTTATTAAGGGATAATTTTATACCTTTATAATTGGAgacaaatgtataaatagataattaataacaacacatgtcttcaaagaaaatattattatttttattactattatttgttCCATTGGGAGGGACTAGCATTAAAAACTTTGTTGAAACCTACTTTAATTTGAATTCTAAAACAGCGGCTGAGTTTCCAAAGTTATCTGATTCACCAAACTGAATGTGGCAAGAGGTGCATTCActggtttattatttataaatctataaataaatgcacaagACCACTTAATTGAATGCTGCAGTGATAATCAACATAGTCCTGGGTTTGAATATTTCTGCCAGCATAAATAACATATAGCTTAGCTTTCAACATGTTGCAGTAGTTATACTAATGGCGAACTACTAATGGTAGACTGATGGCGAACTGCCAGAGTGGATTAAGATGTTTTTCAAAGCCACTTAAGGGGAAATAAAAGGGATACAATTGATGTTTAGTGGTTAGATAGGAGAGAGGGATCTGATTATCTTAGCTGACTAATACATTATGTTTGTTTGCCCTATGTTGTTTGTGCCTGGTTCATCCGTATTGAATCTTCATTAATcattatgtcttttttttatcgTGTGTGATGACTcccacttgtttgtttttcagtcttGTGTagaataatgatttaataactTCTTTCAACTAAAACAGATGGAGCTGCTCAAGTTCGAAGGAGAGAAGCTCACGGATGACGGCGGCATCATTAGAAGAATAAAGGTCAAAGGGGAGGGATACACAAATCCCAATGACGGAGCAACTGTAAAAGGTAACAGCCGTCTGTGCTTCGAGGACAGGTGTTGATTTTTGTGCCAGTTTTGCCAAACAACACCAGCAAGCTGAACGGTTTACGTCAGAAGTGAAACTGTGTCGTGATTTGTGCCGCGTGTCCCACAGTGCACCTGGAGGGGAGCTGTGCTGGTCGACTGTTTGACTGCAGGGACGTCACCTTCGTTGTCGGTGAGGCCGAAGATAAAGGCATTCCGCTGGGAGTCGACCGAGCCATGGACAAGATGCAGAGAGGAGAGTGCTGTGTACTTTACTTACAACCAAAGTGAGTCAATTAAAAGGAATCTTGAAATGTGATCGTTCTCACTTCTTTTGCTCTATCATGGCACTCCAAGTGAGCCAGTTACAGTAGGAAGACTTCTGAGCGAGTAGGCATATCGGTGGCGCTGCTAACACGACCCCGGAAGAATACAAACATGTCAGTTTGAAACAGAGGGGCCGTAAACGTAGAGGAAGCAGACTGAACTGAAAAGATGATGAAATCCGAGAGCTTTTGGCGATAAGGGCGGACGCCGATGTGGATGTGTTGTAAagtaaaacactgtgttttCCACAGCCTCCCGCATGCTCAACCCAGACGCCACAACTTGTCTGAACGCTCTTGATATTTTCCTGTTGGTATGAAAACCTTTAACTCGGGCCGTCGCCTGCTGTATTCTTCATATTTTGAAGGAAAACTCTTGAGAATGTCTGTACTTGAATTATCAAGAGCAAAATACATTAAACCAATAGAAACATCCTGTGTGATTGTTACTCGATATATATTGTTACATATTGCATTATTATATGATTAATATTGAGCAATGAAGGGATAGACATTTGGCAGTCGTGAATGATCTGAGCGCttggagaaacacaaacacgtaggacaaacctggggttgtttttccCAGACCTCATCTTGTTTTTTCTCtaattaaagaaaacatttaaatgaaataataaagagAGGGATTAGAATTTGTAAGAAACAATAACAAGACACAAAGTAGTGTCAAAACCACATCATAATTCCCTTAACCCCACCCAGAACAAACCTCCCCTTCATGCCCTCAGGCCAAACAATACAAAGCACTGGTGATAAGTACCAGGAATTCAAAGCAGTTGCAAACCCTGCCTCATGTTCATGACAGCACGTAGTCAGTGTACACAGAGACAAATCTCACAGTGGAAAATAAAGACACACTAACGACGAGGACAAACCATAATGCTTCTCCAGCTTAAAAGCATCTCCCTTCATCTCAATGGGAAATACTTCTTCCACTGCAAGTTCTGAAAGcagtatacattttatttctaaaatGATGTGAAGTTTGAAGAAAACAACGCAGGTTTGTTTCTAAATGTTCTCGTGCTTTTACAGGTATGGATTTGGAACCGAAGGTAAATCCGAGTACAAAGTTGGACCAGACAAAGACCTTGTTTACGAAGTCTCCCTCAAAGAGTTTCAAAGTGTGAGCTCTCTTTCTACTTTTCATGGTTtgattaatatattatataacatatattatattcaacatttgtgttattttgggtAAATCTGCCTTAGACAAACAACTGTGTTTACTCACTTTGTGTGATTCTCACCTTTTTTTCCAAAAGGCTAAAGAATCCTGGGAAATGGATTTGATTGAAAAGCTGGATTTGGCTGTTGGAGTGAAGCATAAAGGAAATCAGTATTTTAAGGTATGTTTCCcacatggatcatttcaaaGCTCTGCCGGGGAAGTtgtgctgttgttgctgtttgtctctctgtcctgctGGATTATGTAAAAACTACAGAACACAATTGATTGAATCTTAGTTGAAGCGGGGCTTATGGGCCAAggataaaaatattaaattttccAGGAATCCGGAGAAAGGGGAAAatccaggaatttgttttcACCTCCTTTAATAATTTGAGATGGGGTGTTTTTCACCATTTCCTAGAGAAAATGAAGggcactgatatttatgatttttgGTAATTCTGTGCGGATCCAAACAGAATCAGGAATTATTGAATTTAAACGTGGTTTGACTAGGGGCCTGTTGGACCTTGGCAGAGGTCTGAGTGCCACGACAAAggatttttcttcttgtttataCTTTTCTAAGAGATCATTACCATCCTCTATCAGGCTGGGAGAATCTTCCAGGCCGTCATCCAGTACCAGCGCATTGTTTCCTGGCTGGAGATGGAGTGTGGTACTGGGATGGATCAGCAGAAGAAGATACAAGACATTATCGTGACGGCCCACCTTAATTTAGCATTGTGTTTCCTGCGGATGAAGGAGTTCTCCCAAGTAGTTGAGAATTGCAACAAGGTGAGAGCAGCATGCGCCTGGTGATTGTCCAAAAGGAAAGTGTCTCTTTGTAGCTGCTGTTCTTCTGCGTATTTGCATAACCAATCCCTGTGGgtgctgttgttttgtgtggatTAGGTGATTGAGATTGAAGAGCACAACGAGAAAGCTCTGTACCGTCGTGGGGAGGCACGTCTCCACCGCAACGAGTTCAGCCTCGCTCTGGTAGACTTTCAGCTTGTGCTTCAATTCAACCCCTCGAATCGAGCGGCCCGGGCTCAGATTTCCATCTGTCAGCGCAAGATGAAGGAACATCACGAACAGGACAAGAAGACCTACGCTAACATGTTCCAGAAATTTGCTGAACGGGACGCCAAGGTCTGTAAAGTCACTtttctgacatgtttttttttttttctcttttctttttttcactgtaATTATTGGGAGTAATTAATGCTATTGCAACAAAGTCACGCACACAGGACTGATAGAGTCACTTATTTGTGGCCTTTTTAGGAAGTGGTTAGGTTTAAGTTCTCACCAAAACAGTTCTCATactgttttataattttatttaacaaattaCTTTCTATCAAGGCCCCAGCATTATTTATCCTTATTAGAGGAAAACCATTTATTATGGTCGTCCTGAAGTGCAAATCAGAGAAAAACataagaacaacacaacaattgtgttttcttatttgttgttgtgttgtcttatTTGCCTTTTTGTTTTATGATTATGGGGTTGTGTTATTTGATTTGCTGTTGTCTTTTCTGGTTTATTGTTGTCTTATCGCAGCTGGTTAAATAATTGCTTTAACATCTCTCAGTTAGTGTTGCACTGCATTGTCCTCCTGTGTATCACTGGGCTTTCTTTAGTGAAACACTTCTGACCTCTAGTTGTGATTGATATACTTTTTGACACAACATGTCACTAAAACAACTTATGGATATTACCATTCAATCATATGTATATATGtccatttttttaattgatatgACTGAGGTCAtactttaactttttaattGATTGAATATTTAAGTGTATTCTCATGAAGTTTCACGGGACATATGGACATTGATGATGGTGAACTTGTCTTTCATACAGACTGGGAAACCGAAGAGGAGGCGGAATGAAAGCACGAGGAGCATCAAGAACGGAGAAGTTGGAATCAAACGACGGCGGAGTAGTCAGGACTGCCCGTCGTTCCAGTGACACTTGAAAGGGGGAAAAGACAAGCCTCCTTTTGCTTTCCAAGCCCTGGCAGCAGAGGCAAGGacaaagtcaaataaaagcCTCTAATCCAAACCTCTTTATCCCAAAATCCAGCGTCACCATTCCTGCATATAAAACAGAGTGTAAGCAGGAACATTTCCAAGCCAAACAGCATCTCTCCTGTCACATGGACTGTGCTACTGCCAGGACGCTCATCCCTGTGGATTTAGTGCAGCAGAATCAATGAATTAAGATCTGGTGAGCTCTTCTAGCCCCGTTAAAATATATCAAGTTTCTCCAGAAACACAGAGGAGTTCCACTTCCCTTGTCTTTAGGCTGTGTAGTGCTGAGATGTGCCTCGACAGTGTGTTTCTGATTCCAAAACTGCACTGTCAGACCTATATTTGGTATTAAGCCTTTTCTCGGGCAGCTGCATGCATGTGTCACAAGATGTTTGGGATTCAGACTTGAAactttgcaattttttttattttttatgtgcaCTATGTACTTTGGATATAAGGTGTTAAAACATCCCGATAGATCATTGGTGTGTTAAAGGAGAACACGATCAATTCTAAGATGTAAGAAAAGTAAATAACCATCAATGTTTTGCTTCGATATTGAGTATAGACATTCAAACAAGCctgaaataatttaatgatGGGAAATACCGAAAAAGACAAATCAAGAACTTACCAAAATTAAAATCTCCTTCACCCAAGAACGTTCAATATCGTGAGAAATAAACTGAAATGTTCCTCCTCATGTTTCCAATCAGCAAACAGCAGAAGCAGAGACGAGTGACTGTAAAAGCACAAACTACTaacatatttactgtgtttAGTAAGCGACTACATATAAagggttaaatatttttttattgcctATAAAAGAACTGTTGGAAAGATTATTTATAGAAAAACAATTCAAATTTAGCAGTTTGTTTTTGGGCAAGGACGAAGCATCGTGTCTGGCTTGAGTTAGACCACGGTTGTGCATGCACTAAAATAAGTTATTCATGAATACATGCATGATGGGCCATTATTCATTTGTTGTACCGttatattttgtctttaaaaCCCAGTAGGCAGTAAAAACAGCAGATGATAGACGTCTATTGGCATgataacagaaaaaacaaacataatctATATGGACTGATTACATTTTAAACTGAAGGCAGCTTAAAAATCCTCAATCTAAATAAAGCGCAACTgtcaaactatatatatatatgcgcTGATCAATCAGCTAACAGCACAGCAATGATTGTCAGCGCCCACACACTTTGAATCAAACAAGTGAACGCATGCTGCTTTACCTTTACTGTCAGAAAAATGTATCATGGGATTCAATCTTACCTCGAAGAGAAGGCATTTGATCATGAAATCAGCCCCAACCCCACCGCTGTCACTGACAGGGCGGACCCACCGGtgttgtctgtgtgcgtgcaggtGGGAGACGGACACACAAATCACAACTAAGATATAAAAAAGTTCTTTAAAATCTTCAGAACAACCGTTTTTCTTTCAGTCTTTCACAAATTTCACAATTTTCTTTCAACTCTGGTAATGTGATCAACTCCATAATTTCACATCAGTGCcgttcttttgtttttgcctcGGTCCCAGAAAAGGTGTCTCTTGATTTCACTGCatctattttgtgttttatttttttaaacgtgTGAATGTCAGTGGATAGTGGACAACGATGCACTTTGGTGACTGTAAAACCAACACTTATCTTTCATGAAAATGTCTGGATCAAATCCGGACAATAATCTCCAGATGTTTTATAATGATCGGTTGGTTCAGAATGAAAACCTTAGCTGTcttaaatattttgtgtaaaatgtcaaccgtgtgtatgtgtgtgtgtttaatatatACTGTTGTATGCTAGCAAGGTTTTTAAACTGCTTGTTGCTAAATGTTTTCAAGTACTGCTGGCTCTGAACATTCAAACATTTTGTACAGTGGAAATGAGCATGAAGTACTTTTTTCCTTAGGCGATTATACAGACTATTTATCCCCCTCTCTCGACTGCAGATAGATTTACAGGCCTCCTACTGCTACTTTCATCACTTTGTAAATTTCAGGAATATTTTTGGGGGGCTTTGACAACACCAAGCAGGAGAAAATGCAGCGGGTTCAACTGTAGCCTGACTGATGTGAGCTTGGTTTTATTAGAAAGTGAAGTGTTACTGTTTGTCatatcaaatgttttaaatgtattcaaaaGATCATTGCCCTGTACAGCAAAGTGTGAGCGTTGTTTTAAACCAGCATTTATGcaaaagaaatattttcagacaacaaaacacaaggtACCTTTGTTCATGTCTTCTttatatagtttttatttttttgcactTTGAAAGCATTAAATAAATGCAAGAGTTGCATTTAAAGAAGTATGTTATTATTCAAGTTACAGGCCACTATTTTACAGTAAAATATCTTCAGACATAGCTTTTGCCAAATACAGCTATATTGTCATTAAAAttgttaaatatgaaaaaacacGAAGGAGTTTTTGAGAGAAAGATTGGAAATCTTAAATAAATTGAGTATGAGTTGAAGCGTAGACTAACAGAACTGCATTTTATAACGTCTATCCAATATATAATGGCCATTTTCTTAATTGCTTGATTTTACATTTCTTTcctgaaatatcacatttattgGTCTAGATACATTTGTattataacaaatataaattaaagCTGTATTCTTTCATCATTGTATTTTAATGGTACACATATTCCAACTTAAATACAAACTTTTTACTTTGCAGATCTTAAACATAGACAGTGTTCTCAATAAGGTGTAACACATTGATCCTCTCTTATGTGTACAAGTCAATCTAAGATGCAGATGCATGAAgtttggggcggctgtggctgaggggtagagtggtcgtcctccaactaGAGGGGCGGTTCAATCCTCAGTCTTCCCAATCTGCATgctgtccttgggcaagatactgaacccctaaatggcccctcatagatgttgaatgcattaattgtaagttgctttggataaaagcgttcgcaaaatgacatgtaataataaaaaaaagtgtattaCTTTTCTAAAACCTGCAATAACATGCTAttggccacttgggggcagctGGAACAAGGTGTGAACACACCAGTGACATAACATCACCTCTTAAGTTGATTAGTGGTCAAACAATATGTGGTTCAAGGCGAATACAGATGTTGATTAGTAATCAGGACAACCAATTGAAACCCGACATACATTTGCAGTAAGAATACAAATCTTGGTGTCAAAATTTAGAATAGAAATCTCAACAAAAACCTACCATGGACACCTCATTTATATTAATGGGGGATAAACTATATAATAATAACTGACaataacactaacacacaaaatgcatcCTCCAACAGGATTGTACAGTTAAATCAACAACTCTTATCCgaataaaaactacattttgtAACTTAAGTGGAGGATGATTCCCTAATTAGTGTTTCTAATGAACTACCAACAGATTTTCACTGGTTTAAAAACGGatcaacatgaaaacattatccAAAAAAGTCACGCACACTGGAGACATTATGGTTGCTTTGCCGCTTCTGCGAATCAACAGTTCACCATTTAtcaaagtattttaaagaataatcAGTCAAGCTGGCTGTCAAAAGCACCTTGTGAGATTGTTTTCATGGCTGTGTAACTGATGGCTGCTATTTGTAGTTGATCAGAAAATTAGACTGTTGAAATGTGTTGATGCATTTAATGACTGAATGAATGTTTTGTGCTCATGGGTCtgaatcacaaaaaaaacagtcattcgagaattattgtaaatattagtcaacattttattttttaacaattttATACATACAAATTTATCATGAAACAACCTTTCTCCCAAGAAACAACAAACTGTTATCCTAACATTaatgaattcattaaaaaaaagtaatgtgATAATGTTATTTGACCTGAATTACTATTTGATTTCATCACCATGTTGCTAGCATTCAGTTTGATCAGATAGGTGAAAATAAATCCATGATGATAATCTGCCAGGTTAATGAAGCCTGTAATACTTACATCAATATCTGATTGCCCCATCCACGGAAAATACTTATTGTGCTTACAGTACAATGTTTATTACGCCTTATATCCCATAATTAATGCCCAATTATCTACCAATCCAATGATTTGTCAGTCACACAAAGATTTTTTacattgaaaacaacaactggTTGTTCaagttaaaaatagaaaaaaaatctaatagaGTGCAGAAACATTTCTGTAAGGGATACATTCAAATATTATATTGATTGATCCTTAATGTCACATTAGAGCATCTTTGTGTTACACAGCAAACTATTGGCACATATTTCAACAATGACATGCTGTTTACTATACAAATTATACAAACATTAACTTGTAAAATTCATCAATGAGTATTCTGTATAAAAAGTAGAATTAAGCAAGCTCAAAACTaaggtaaaaatacaatctgTTTAACTCTTGTTAAAAATATAATCTCTGTGGTTCTGACTGTTATCGCCAACACTGAGTTTCTCTATTACATTTGGTTCCTTCCATCATCACGAGCCCACTCATTATCAACCATTTTCAGtgtaggaaataaaaaaaaaatggatttaaGGATCAACGTTTGCCATAAATGTTACAAAAATGTGACGTTTACAAAATATTGGTGAcacaaaaaatatgaattagcGGGTAAAGTTTTGGAATGAGCCCAGATTCAAATGCAGCAGTAAATCAACAGCTAAAAAGTGAAGTGTGCAATCATCTGTCTTGTTTTATGTTTGATCTGTACATGTGTATGAAGAAAGGTTCTGGCTACACAAGACTACATTAACGCTAGCTGGCTGACATTTACTGCCAACTTGTGGATACTGTTATGTTAAGGCACCAGCAGTAAATATGATCCACTGTCTCAGGCTGTGCTTGGGTGGGTGAGCCCTACATGTCGACTCCAATCCTGTTGATTTTCCGTTTCTCAAGTTTCACAGGGAGCGACTTCCTTTGCTGACGGCCCAGGGTTCGAGTTCCTTTCTGCAGTGACAGTAGGAGCTTTTTTAATGAGGCACCATCACAGCAGCTAACCTCGCTGCTTTGATCACAAAGGCTCTGTCTCCAGACTGCGACCCAGAGGGAATGTCTGCTACGTTTCTGAATCATACAAAAGAACTACAGGAATTGCagtatgtgtgtatacagtgccttgcataagtattcaccccctttggacttttctacattttgtcatggtatgaccacagattaaaatttatttcatcgtgagtttatgtaatggaccaacacaaaatagtgcatcatttggaagtggggggaaatattacatggatttcacaattatttacaaataaaaatctgaaaagtgttgagtgcatatgtattcaccccctttactgtgaaacccctaacaaagatctggtgcgaccaattgcattcacaagtcacatttgcaagtcacataattagtaaatagggtccacctgtctgcaatttaatctcagtataaatacacctgttctgtgacggactcagagtttgttggagatcattactgaacaaacagcatcatgaagaccaaggagctcaccaaacaggtcagggataaagttgtggagaaatatgaagcagggttaggttataaaaaaatatccagagctttgaacatctctctgagcaccataaaatccatcataagaaaatggaaagaatatggcacaaccgcaaacctaccaagaggaggccgtccacccaaactgaagagtcggacaaggagaaaattaatcagagaagcaaccaggaggcccatggttactctggaggagttgcagagatccacagctgaggtgggagaatctgtccacaggacaactattagtcgtctactccacaaatctggcctttatggaagagtggcaagaagaaagccattgttgaaagggatccataaaaaatcccgtttggagtttgccagaagccatgtgggagacacagcaaacatgtggaacaaggtgctctggtcagatgagaccaaaattgaactttttggcctcaatgcaaaacgctatgtgtggcgaaaacccaacactgcccatcaccctgagcacaccatcccaacagtgaaacatggtggtggtagcatcatgctgtggggatgcttctcttcagcaggtacagggaaactggtcagaatagagggaaagatggatggagccaaatacagggaaatccttgaagaaaatctgatgcagtctgcaaaagacttgagactggggcggaggttcatcttccagca
It encodes:
- the fkbp5 gene encoding peptidyl-prolyl cis-trans isomerase FKBP5 translates to MTTDQDLPMDAQSATAIFAAKGIDITPNKDQGVIKVVKRPGLNGNQPMIGDRVTVHYTGKLLTGKKFDCSRDRKEPFCFNLGKGQVLKAWDISVLSMQEGEVCTLLCKPEYAYGSSGSPNKIPRNSLIVFEMELLKFEGEKLTDDGGIIRRIKVKGEGYTNPNDGATVKVHLEGSCAGRLFDCRDVTFVVGEAEDKGIPLGVDRAMDKMQRGECCVLYLQPKYGFGTEGKSEYKVGPDKDLVYEVSLKEFQSAKESWEMDLIEKLDLAVGVKHKGNQYFKAGRIFQAVIQYQRIVSWLEMECGTGMDQQKKIQDIIVTAHLNLALCFLRMKEFSQVVENCNKVIEIEEHNEKALYRRGEARLHRNEFSLALVDFQLVLQFNPSNRAARAQISICQRKMKEHHEQDKKTYANMFQKFAERDAKTGKPKRRRNESTRSIKNGEVGIKRRRSSQDCPSFQ